The following proteins are encoded in a genomic region of Cryptococcus neoformans var. neoformans JEC21 chromosome 2 sequence:
- a CDS encoding macrolide-binding protein FKBP12 encodes MFRSILTTSRPLVRQPLRQFTTTAIKMGVTVENISAGDGKTFPQPGDSVTIHYVGTLLDGSKFDSSRDRGTPFVCRIGQGQVIRGWDEGVPQLSIGQKANLICTPDYAYGARGFPPVIPPNSTLKFEVELLKIN; translated from the exons atgttCAGATCTATCCTCACCACCTCTCGTCCCCTCGTTAGACAACCTCTTCGTCAATTTACTACCACAGCTATCAAAATGGGCGTTACTGTTGAG AACATTTCCGCCGGTGACGGCAAGACCTTCCCCCAGCCTGGAGACAGTGTCACTATCCACT ACGTTGGCACTCTTCTTGACGGTTCCAAGTTTGACTCTTCTCGAGACCGTGGAACCCCCTTCGTCTGCCGAATTGGTCAGGG CCAAGTGATCAGGGGTTGGGACGAGGGTGTTCCTCAGCTCTCCATCGGCCAGAAGGCTAACCTCATCTGCACCCCTGACTACG CCTACGGTGCTCGAGGTTTCCCCCCTGTTATCCCCCCTAACTCTACCCTGAAGTTCGAGG TTGAGCTCCTCAAGATCAACTAA
- a CDS encoding ATP-binding cassette (ABC) transporter, putative codes for MLGTTVGFHVHLRQQLFASAVRVRPMAGSRCLDVLPTQPRLLLQQRPRLCRTLTNRSSQPSIQQSRSDKSAQPELAEIDTTTPERPAKRQSLISRLTSKVSLQSTKGASSENGESETGASSVRKLISLAKPESRHLSVAVGLLLVSSSVSMLVPLTIGKLIDFFSTNSSTFLGLSFPVAAGLLAVTFCVGAAANAGRAIIMRTSGQRIIARVRNQAYHSTLRQEPEFADRSAGDIVSRLSVDTNILGDSVTSNLSDGLRALISATVGVAAMFWISAKLTLVMLCVVPPVSLGAVFYGRYLRKLSNLTQEAVGDMSKVAEEKLNAFKTVAAYNSQSLEANLFSQKVDRVFQLAKKEAYMTGIFWGASGLTGNLAMLCLLGYGGHLVATQEITVGDLTSLLMYSAYVGGSVSGMTGFFTGLMRGVGAGGRVFWLLDRQSHIPLEAGVKLSAARNGPIVFENVRFRYPSRKEVEVLKGINMTIEPGMSVALVGSSGSGKSSIQALLSRFYDPEEGKITFDGTDIREFTPESWRSRIGVVFQDPILFAGTVHDNIAYGSPDITREDVEEAARAANCDFIWDLPDGFDTMIGKASLSGGQRQRISIARALVRNPSILLLDEATSALDSTSENAVNAAIDDIIHKRNITVVLAAHRLSSIAMAERVVVLENGVVSEAGRYDVLSRREGSRFRTLMAAQLLVEKNSGVEDGAPEEEGEGNKRELEEARIIEK; via the exons ATGCTTGGGACCACCGTCGGATTCCATGTGCATCTTCGTCAGCAGCTGTTCGCTTCGGCTGTCAGAGTACGGCCGATGGCAGGTTCGCGATGCTTGGACGTCTTGCCAACGCAACCGCGACTTCTGCTCCAACAACGACCTCGCCTTTGTCGTACACTGACCAATCGTTCATCTCAACCGTCCATACAACAATCCCGATCTGACAAGTCTGCGCAACCCGAATTAGCAGAGATCGACACCACCACTCCTGAGCGGCCTGCGAAACGCCAGTCTTTAATATCCCGCTTGACATCCAAAGTATCCCTTCAATCCACCAAGGGAGCAAGCTCGGAGAATGGGGAAAGTGAAACAGGGGCGAGCAGTGTAAGGAAGCTTATTTCTTTAGCAAAACCTGAGTCCAGACATCTTTCCGTGGCTGTCGGCTTG TTGCTTGTATCAAGCTCTGTTTCCATGCTTGTGCCATTAACAATTGGGAAACTTATAGATTTTTTCTCAACCAACTCA TCAActtttcttggcctttCGTTCCCTGTTGCGGCTGGACTGCTTGCTGTAACTTTCTGCGTTGGCGCGGCTGCTAATGCTG GCCGTGCTATAATTATGCGTACCAGCGGCCAAAGGATCATCGCTCGGGTTAG GAATCAAGCTTACCACTCCACTTTGCGTCAAGAACCTGAATTCGCTGACCGATCTGCTGGTGATATCGTCTCCCGTCTGAGTGTTGACACCAATATCCTGGGAGACAGTGTTACGAGTAACTTGTCGGATGGTTTGAG AGCTTTGATTTCAGCTACTGTTGGGGTGGCTGCCATGTTCTGGATTTCCGCAAAATTGACCCTTGTGATGCTCTGTGTCGTCCCCCCGGTGTCGTTGGGTGCAGTTTTCTACGGTCGCTACCTCCGAAAACTTTCCAACTTAACTCAAGAGGCTGTTGGAGACATGTCCAAAGTAGCTGAAGAAAAACTCAATGCTTTCAAGACTGTTGCTGCCTACAACTCTCAGTCTCTAGAAGCTAATCTATTCAGCCAGAAGGTGGACCGAGTTTTCCAGCTcgcaaagaaggaggccTACATGACAGGTATCTTTTGGGGTGCAAGTGGGTTGACTGGAAACTTGGCTATGCTGTGTTTGCTAGGCTATG GTGGCCATTTGGTCGCCACCCAGGAAATCACTGTCGGCGATCTTACTTCACTTTTGATGTATAGCGC CTATGTCGGCGGCTCCGTCTCTGGGATGACAGGTTTTTTCACTGGTCTCATGAGAG GTGTTGGTGCTGGTGGTCGTGTGTTCTGGCTCCTCGATCGCCAATCTCATATTCCCCTTGAGGCTGGGGTCAAGTTGTCTGCTGCCCGCAATGGACCTATTGTCTTTGAGAACGTGAGATTCCGATATCCatcaaggaaggaggtCGAGGTTCTGAAGGGTATCAACATGACCATCGAGCCTGGTATGAGCGTTGCGTTGGT TGGTTCAAGTGGAAGCGGAAAGAGTTCTATCCAAGCGTTGCTTAGTCGTTTCTACGATCctgaagaaggcaaaaTTACGTTCGACGGCACAG ACATCCGTGAATTTACCCCCGAATCATGGCGGTCTCGGATTGGTGTCGTCTTCCAAGACCCTATTCTCTTTGCAGGGACGGTACATGACAACATTGCATATGGGTCACCCGATATCACGCGTGAGGAcgtggaagaagcagcgAGGGCGGCAAACTGCGATTTCATCTGGGACTTGCCCGACGGCTTTGACACTATGA TCGGCAAGGCGAGTTTGAGTGGCGGACAGCGACAAAGAATCAGTATCGCTCGTGCACTTGTTAGAAATCCCTCGATCTTGCTTCtggatgaag CCACCTCTGCACTCGATTCAACTTCAGAAAACGCCGTCAACGCCGCTattgatgatatcattCATAAACGCAACATCACTGTTGTCCTCGCTGCCCATAGACTGTCAAGTATTGCTATGGCCGAGAGGGTCGTGGTTTTAGAGAACGGTGTAGTGTCTGAGGCTGGCCGGTACGATGTTCTG TCAAGGAGAGAGGGTAGCAGATTCAGGACCCTTATGGCCGCCCAGCTcttggtggagaagaattCTGGAGTCGAAGATGGTGCgcctgaagaagagggagagggaaatAAAAgggagctggaagaggcgagGATTATTGAGAAGTAA
- a CDS encoding expressed protein produces MAVVLRSNTDLVYLPDHGFVGEEGAFRILPQITRQIHRLNVSHNPLGSSGALILFKGLSALRSKHSAPEIGMGIWGLHEVNLAATGVDDEALDGILSYAKKDGLLRQVYLQGNIVRLLENVESIALSLNMSHVEMISLTNNSLIDSDGLQRFLHNLNSPHLRELHLAACGLTPEAAPAIAEFIRSPRSRSLDCLLLNGNQLGGTGVTQIVDAIEEDNRSLLMVGLLANHHSEARVDDGNARELPGLVTANQKEGEQLEYQVHRRLPALLDRNRILTRRVRTAASRTISAARIILNALPPSNEVTAQRVISDVSSGTSSYNPFRLLDLPGEVIHLIVRHTSGDPRALSEGQFTRIRHEAVNRSALKAWSRKRIELLKGKNIMEEKDAIVELKELWLRVGKWDKWERE; encoded by the exons ATGGCAGTCGTTCTGCGCTCAAATACAGACCTCGTCTATCTCCCAGATCATGGCTTCGtgggcgaagaaggcg CTTTCAGGATTCTTCCACAAATTACCCGTCAGATTCACCGTCTAAATGTGTCCCACAACCCCCTCGGCTCTTCAGGGGCTCtgatcctcttcaaagGTCTTTCTGCTTTGAGATCCAAACATTCAGCCCCTGAGATAGGAATGGGAATATGGGGTCTTCATGAAGTCAACTTGGCAGCTACAGGCGTCGATGATGAGGCTTTGGATGGTATTTTATCGTACGCCAAAAAGGATGGTTTGTTACGTCAAGTGTACCTCCAAGGCAATATTGTGCGCTTGCTGGAAAATGTCGAATCCATCGCTCTATCCCTCAACATGTCTCATGTCGAGATGATCAGCTTAACAAATAATTCGTTAATAGATTCAGATGGACTGCAAAGGTTCCTGCACAACCTTAACTCTCCACATCTTCGGGAACTGCATCTCGCAGCTTGCGGTTTGACTCCCGAAGCGGCCCCTGCTATCGCTGAGTTCATAAGATCACCTCGGTCTAGAAGCCTTGACTGCTTACTTTTGAATGGTAACCAGCTAGGCGGAACAGGTGTCACCCAAATCGTGGATGCAATCGAAGAGGACAACCGATCGTTATTGATGGTTGGGCTACTGGCCAATCATCACTCCGAGGCTCGAGTCGACGATGGAAATGCCCGTGAGCTTCCCGGACTGGTGACAGCGAAccagaaagaaggagagcaACTGGAATATCAAGTGCACCGAAGACTTCCGGCTCTGTTAGATCGCAACCGGATTTTGACCAGACGCGTCAGAACCGCTGCATCTCGAACGATAAGCGCTGCACGGATTATCCTCAAtgcccttcctccatccaATGAAGTGACGGCGCAGCGGGTGATCTCCGACGTCTCTTCCGGAACCTCTTCATACAATCCCTTCAGACTTCTCGATCTTCCTGGAGAAGTCATACATCTCATAGTTCGGCATACGTCAGGGGACCCTAGGGCCTTGAGCGAAGGGCAATTCACACGAATAAGACACGAGGCTGTCAATAGATCAGCTCTGAAGGCGTGGTCTCGCAAAAGAATAGAACTTCTAAAAGGAAAGAATAttatggaggagaaagacgCCATTGTAGAGCTTAAAGAACTATGGCTCAGGGTGGGCAAGTGGGATAAATGGGAGAGGGAATAG